In the genome of Fulvivirga maritima, one region contains:
- the vgrG gene encoding type VI secretion system tip protein VgrG, with protein sequence MATSPLNSKTDLPTFKVLVDGQAIKDYYEVVSIFIEKEVNKINIAEIVILDGSPNDQTFEISESNDFVPGSTIEVDLGYHSDETTAFKGIIVSQNIKVRSSMSGTRSMLTVRCSDEAVKLTIGRNSRNFKDKKDSDIITSILGDSGITKTVSSTNNVHKKIIQYNSTDWDFVLSRAEVNGFLAICDDGNLKIGAPELSGSTVLDLTFGVDVIDFQADLEATSQLASVECLSWDSTTQKIVKSQSVEPTVNEQSNLTGKKLSGVVGLSSFTMSTTAPEEAAVLKDWANARLQKSRLAKVKGYVTIPGNATVKPNVLISLDGFGARFNGKAYVSKVEHTLEKGAWVTKIGFGLDDQWYAETRKIETPLTAGLLPGISGLQIGVVKQIDQDPDGEFRVLVNVPIIEESGDGVWARLSGFYASDGIGNYFYPEVNDEVILGFLNDDPRFPIILGSMYGKKLKPPYTPDSENKTKGIVTKSEMKLTFDEDKKVITVETPGGNKITLSDDAKSITMQDQNSNKIEMSDSGIVINSPKDIKISASGSLSAEATSNVTVKATGDASVTGNNVNIKANMALSAEGSAQAALKASGQVEVKGAMVMIN encoded by the coding sequence ATGGCAACATCTCCTCTAAATAGTAAAACAGATCTTCCCACTTTTAAAGTACTTGTAGATGGCCAGGCTATAAAAGATTACTATGAAGTAGTAAGCATTTTTATTGAAAAGGAGGTGAACAAGATAAATATCGCTGAGATCGTCATTCTTGATGGCAGCCCCAATGACCAGACCTTTGAGATTAGCGAATCTAATGATTTTGTTCCCGGGAGCACTATTGAGGTAGATCTTGGCTATCACTCTGATGAAACCACTGCTTTTAAAGGGATCATAGTTTCTCAAAATATTAAGGTCAGAAGTTCCATGTCAGGCACAAGATCTATGCTTACCGTGAGGTGTTCTGATGAAGCGGTAAAACTGACTATAGGCCGAAATAGTCGAAATTTCAAAGATAAAAAGGATAGCGATATTATTACTTCCATCCTAGGAGATAGTGGTATTACCAAGACGGTGAGCAGCACTAATAATGTGCATAAAAAAATCATTCAATATAATAGTACCGATTGGGATTTTGTGCTTTCAAGAGCCGAGGTCAATGGTTTTTTAGCTATTTGTGATGATGGTAATTTAAAAATAGGAGCACCTGAACTAAGCGGGTCTACTGTTCTCGACCTCACCTTTGGTGTAGATGTTATCGATTTTCAGGCCGATTTGGAAGCCACCTCTCAGCTGGCCTCTGTGGAATGCCTGAGCTGGGATAGTACCACTCAGAAAATAGTGAAAAGCCAATCTGTAGAGCCTACTGTAAATGAGCAGAGTAACCTTACCGGTAAAAAGCTGTCAGGCGTGGTAGGGTTATCATCTTTCACCATGAGCACTACAGCACCTGAAGAGGCTGCCGTACTGAAAGACTGGGCTAATGCTCGTTTGCAAAAATCACGCTTAGCTAAGGTTAAAGGCTACGTTACTATTCCAGGAAATGCTACGGTTAAGCCCAATGTATTGATATCCTTAGATGGTTTTGGCGCAAGGTTTAATGGAAAGGCCTATGTTTCTAAAGTAGAACATACCTTAGAAAAAGGCGCTTGGGTCACTAAAATTGGCTTTGGGCTGGATGATCAATGGTATGCGGAAACCCGTAAGATAGAGACCCCACTTACGGCCGGCCTTCTGCCTGGAATTTCTGGCCTGCAGATAGGCGTAGTAAAGCAGATAGATCAGGATCCGGATGGTGAATTTAGGGTATTGGTAAATGTGCCGATAATAGAAGAAAGTGGGGATGGTGTATGGGCCAGGCTGTCTGGTTTTTATGCTTCAGACGGCATAGGAAACTATTTCTACCCAGAGGTAAATGATGAAGTAATATTAGGCTTTCTTAATGACGATCCACGATTTCCCATAATATTAGGATCAATGTACGGGAAAAAATTGAAGCCTCCTTATACACCCGATAGCGAGAACAAAACCAAAGGGATAGTTACCAAAAGCGAAATGAAACTCACTTTTGATGAAGATAAAAAGGTAATTACTGTAGAAACTCCTGGCGGTAATAAGATAACTCTTAGTGATGATGCTAAATCTATTACCATGCAGGATCAGAATAGCAATAAAATTGAAATGTCTGATTCAGGAATAGTGATAAATAGCCCGAAAGATATCAAAATATCTGCTTCAGGCAGCTTGAGTGCTGAGGCCACATCTAATGTCACTGTAAAAGCCACAGGAGATGCTTCAGTAACAGGAAACAATGTAAATATAAAGGCCAATATGGCTCTTTCTGCTGAAGGATCAGCTCAGGCAGCGCTTAAGGCTTCCGGGCAGGTAGAGGTGAAAGGAGCCATGGTTATGATCAACTAA